The DNA sequence TTgagttttaaattatgtttgaaATTTCAAGAGATGAACTAATCAACTacttaattttcattttacaaaGTTCACGCAaattattagagcatccacaatattGACTGATTAAGTAAGGAAGTGATGTCTATAGGAATGCGTTGCACGAGCGTATAAGGGACGTGCGTCATTTAGCATTGCGATCGGGACTTCCCGCCTTTGTTTAGAAGCGGGATTGCCGATTAGTCACGGCATAGTTGCATGACATAGTCGATAGAAGCCCGATTTGGTATCCACTTGAATTCTGAATACTTCTCTTTCCTATTAATACTATgtaaaattaggatttgaattatgtatttttcgactttcaataatttttatatttttagaattttaattatataaattttaaattaaaacaattatgaattttaacttaattaaaattataatatttgaggaaataataaataaaaaaaataaatccaagatttataaataatgtaagaGAAGAAAGAGGTGATGAATTGTGATTGTGCAGGGCCCATCTAAAAAAACAATGAGTTGTAGATGCTTGAGAAATCTTCAATCAGAATTAGATAATACTACCAATCAAATCAAGCTTATTAAATTGAActtcttttcataaataaatctaacaaaaaaatcaactatAAAATCATCATTTTGAACACACCCTACATCActtctccaaaaaaaaaaatctctgcAATTTTTCCATTGTTTTCAGATTGATTTTCTTGGATTTCAATGTTTGTACAAAAGCTATAAACACAATAACTTTTGTCTCCTTTTGGCcttgcgtgtgtgtgtgttgtgtgtgaaaaGAGTGTTCATGCATTTAGAAATACAGAGACAAACAAAGACAGGAAAGGTGGAAGattcttttccatttcttgTCTCCTTGTTTCAATAGTCTTGCACAAATCCCAATTCCCTGTTGTcaataaaacccaaaaattgagagagagacaCAACTTTGGATGATTGCTTTGTGCAAAGTTGggatttttattgcatttttcttggattcTTGAAATGGGATTTCAAGATTGAGGTTCTTTAGTAAAGAAGGTGAGCCCTTTATCCCAAATTTTCCatctttctttgttttttcaacttcttgaaactattttcatcttcatctttgTTCCAATTATTactattcaattttcatcacCAACTTAGTTAATGATCTTGTGTAAAGTTAGTTTCTTGAAATTCTTAGTTGTACTCTCCCATTTTTAAGTGTTTCTTCCCTTGGTAAGtcttatttgacaaaaaaaaataaatattatttttatttagtattttcAGTTTATTAATGCTAAGATAGAGACATTGCATACTTCAAAATAGTAGGTTGGATTGAATATttagaagaaaattaaatattgcatgCTGAAAACGCGTATATTCACATTCATGTCAAATGAATGGGGCCAACACAACTACAAACAATATCCATATATATTAGCATAATATCTTGATTAAGTAATGCatctgtttttcattttaagtgatTTCTTAATTAGGTGAACAAATAGGAAAGTTTGATGAACTTTGTAAACTGTTTTGCTTTTTCAAAAGGTGTGTTTTTTCACAGCAAAGAATCCAAATTCTTGTGTAGATTTAGCTTTTCTTGATCATGAATGTCTCATTTATTGGTTTGTTTTTCCAAATTATTCAACTGCGAAGGCGAAGATGATGCAGCACAAGAGAAGCCCGGCCTCAGTTAACCAAAGCTCGTTCGCGAACTTGATGCCTAAAAGACTCAAGATTGATGCCCCTCTCTCTTCCAAAGTTAGTGATTGATGCCTAACTAGCACTATAAATTTGCCACATTGTTGTTGATGATAAGTATATGTTTGATGGTTGTAGGAGAAGAAGGAGAGGGTGAGCGAACGCGTCTCTGCACTTCAACAGCTCGTCTCGCCATATGGAAAGGTTCATTGCTAACCATTTCTTGCCTTGAATAGTTATATTCATTGCTaatgtgtttgtttttatgtAATCTGATAGACTGATACAGCCTCAGTCCTTCTTGAGGCAATGGAGTACATAAGCTTCTTGCACGAGCAAGTCAAGGTATCGTCTCTCTTGATCTCTTTATGTCGCGTtggaatgaaaatgacgtCGTTTTGGCCTCCACAGGTGTTGAGTGCTCCATATCTATGTAGCACAGAGGTATGTATGCACATTCTCTTTAGGCCTTGATTTTGTTCGCGTTGTGTGATGTTTTGGCGCGTTGTTTACTGATGCAGGGCGAGGAGGCGTGTGGCCTCAGAGCAAAGGGCTTGTGTGTCGTGCCAACGTGTTTCATTCTTGAAGTTGGAAGTAGCAATGGTGCTGATATATGGGCTCCAATCAAGACCAGCCCCCCTAGTGCGAGGAGGCTGGTGTCGGATGAGGGTGCTTCGGTCGTGACTTACTGCTGATTGTTTGGGGTGAGGACGAAGTCAGGCGCCTCGGGGATCAAGTCACATTGATCGGCCTAGAGGAGGCCCGGGTGGAAGGGAGTTTGGTTTGGTTGTAAGGTTATGGTATAGGAGATCATAGAGTGAGCAAATTAGTTGTTTGTTGATAGTGCTAAATGCATACATTAGATATGTAAAGTTATGTACTAGTGACAATGAAACGCAGCATAGTTGATAAATACGCATCTCCTCCAATTACTAGGTCGAGGATTTGAGTAACTATGGAGGCATTGTTATTAACTTTCTCAAGGAAAAAGAAGTCATGTGTAACTATCTCTTCAAAAGGATTTTATTATTCCAGATTCAGTTTTCATCTATACTATTAAGAGCtcaaatagttaaaatttatgcttttaaagtgacaaatttagtactagtatttaaattgttactccctccgtctcggaTAATTTGGGTCATTTTGATtaggcacggattttaagaattgtaatggaaagtggatggaaaaagttagtggaatgtgagtcctacctttatatattagttttataataaaatatgagtaggaatgagttagtggaacatggggtccattataaaaaatggtaaaagtgaagtgggataaattatgtgggacggatcGAAATAGAAAACTGAGACGAATTATTTGAGACGGAGGGGGTATGTCataaaaatcttgaaaaacTCAAATAGTGTGATCCATATGACTTACTAGAATATTgtgtttttgcattttttttattaatattttaaaacactgTTTCAATACTTTAAAAGGCTCATCATAAAATTCATGGGCCTGactttatttttcacaaactaaattgtttttctttcattttagtttgattttaaacTTAAGCCATTTATTACTTAATTCCAACTCGCTACTTCTACGATTATTAAAAAACTTTATTTACTACAAACTTTAGGTTAATTTAATatctaatttaataataatttgtattttttcacaaaagaTAATACTAATAGGAGTAGATTAAAAACTTGACTTTcttctcaaaaataaaaatcaaaatcaaaatcttgacTTTTCCTTTCCCTTTCCCTTGTGCCCGTCTTCCTCAAGCTCTGAATTTCTCAAAACCCCTTTGTAGATTATTACTTCGATTTTAGTTCTGCGCATAAAAtcgaaataaaaatgagatctTTGAAATTGTTTATTGCATTAATTCCCTTAATTTTGCTGTTCTCTTTTTGCGAAGCAGAGCAGAAGCTGAGCACTAAAGAATGTGAGAATCTAGGGTTTACGGGCCTCGCCCTTTGCTCCGATTGTCACACGTTTGCTGAATATATCAAAGATCAAGGTGAGCTCTGttcataattttagtttttgggGTTTGGTTTTCAagagattttatttgttttacttGATCTAATTTGTCTGTAGAATGATTGTTTTGTCTCTCCTTTTGTAAGAGTTGGGATTAGTAAGGTGCTTCAGTAGTGTTATGTTTGCTTATTAATTCGATTTGTAGAGTTATTTCTGAGCTAAGAATGAGTGAAAAGCTTCGaaaaagttttcatttttgacaATGTATTTGGATGCCAGATTATGATTGTTTGTGTTGAATTCATGTTAGTGTGCTTGTGTTGCTTTAATTCAAACTTAAACGATGGCGGTAAGGTTGAATTATCGAAGAATTTGGCCTATTTGAAGGATATAAATTGGAATAAAAGCGTGGTGTATGATTCTTCGCTATATGTATAAATGAAGTGGCAATTGAAGAGGTGGAAACTGGAAAGGACATGGTCTTTTGGGGTAAGATTTAAGGGACGAGAGGACGTGATGCCGGTGAGCTTAGGGAACAAGATGAAGAAGTGAAGTTGATGtttgaatgaataataatgaagaaaaatgataagaTATATGTTTGTGTAGAATGTGGTGCATAATCTTCATTCTAGGCAGCAGTTTTGGAGGTTCGAGTGTACAAATAGCCGATAGGATTGTATAAATCGTTGTAATTGAAGTTTTTTTAGGGTGACATAGGCCTAGTGTTAGAGCTTTAAATGTATGATGAGGCTTTTGAAACATACTCTTATAGACGTGCTTCTCAGAGCCTTCGTTTTGGATAGAAAAGACAACGTAGGATCAGCTACACTGTGGTGGGAGCGTAACTCACAAATTATAAACTGATTGACTGAATTCTGTAGAACCTTGTGTTTACTTAGTAGTAACAGATTAACTATAACAGTCTTCGGAAGGAATCTATTTTGTCCATGTGAAAACACGATCAATTTTGAAAGGGATTTTTATTCaaatggaaaagaaatgaatgtgTCTATGGggtggagggagtagtattttttccGTATCTGTAGATAT is a window from the Salvia hispanica cultivar TCC Black 2014 chromosome 1, UniMelb_Shisp_WGS_1.0, whole genome shotgun sequence genome containing:
- the LOC125216507 gene encoding transcription factor bHLH153-like isoform X2, which encodes MMQHKRSPASVNQSSFANLMPKRLKIDAPLSSKEKKERVSERVSALQQLVSPYGKTDTASVLLEAMEYISFLHEQVKVLSAPYLCSTEGEEACGLRAKGLCVVPTCFILEVGSSNGADIWAPIKTSPPSARRLVSDEGASVVTYC
- the LOC125216507 gene encoding transcription factor bHLH153-like isoform X1 → MMQHKRSPASVNQSSFANLMPKRLKIDAPLSSKEKKERVSERVSALQQLVSPYGKTDTASVLLEAMEYISFLHEQVKVSSLLISLCRVGMKMTSFWPPQVLSAPYLCSTEGEEACGLRAKGLCVVPTCFILEVGSSNGADIWAPIKTSPPSARRLVSDEGASVVTYC